The proteins below are encoded in one region of Stigmatopora argus isolate UIUO_Sarg chromosome 2, RoL_Sarg_1.0, whole genome shotgun sequence:
- the LOC144070659 gene encoding leucine-rich repeat and immunoglobulin-like domain-containing nogo receptor-interacting protein 1-B: MTVLVRSRMVSAAEAGGHSYLVACWQPILVLMLGTVLSGSTTGCPSRCDCNGQERSVVCHRKRLATFPEGIPTETKLLDLSKNRLKLLGPEEFINYPQLEELQLNENIISSIESGAFSNLMNLRNLGLRNNQLKLIQLGVFTGLNNLTQLDISENKIVILLDYMFQELYNLRVLEVGDNDLVFISPRSFHGLSNLETLNIEGYKLSSVPTDALSHLHNLLSLRLRYLNITAIRDYSFKRLYRLRVLEISQMPSLGTMTPKCLFGINLTSLAITNCNLTEIPYQSISHLRHLRFLNLSFNPIRTVEGNQLHNLQKLQAFHLAGGRLIAIEPYSFRGLNHLHILNVSSNVLTTLEESVFHSVGNLETLSLHNNPLACDCRLLWVFRRRWRLNFNRQQPICASPVVVQGKEFKDFPDVLPSDYFICQKSKIVDNKVQESHVDEGTTVSFICQAEGEPVPVIMWLSPKKEYITTKTVGSRLSVFEDGRLEVRYAQIQDNGTYLCIASNAAGNDTKVAHLFVHSYSPNWPHQPNKTFAFISNQPSDEGSNVTRTTIEFPFDVKTLIIATTMGFISFLGVVLFCLVILFLWSRGKDNTKSSVEVEYVPRKEETEESSPAETPIQFNMKIM, encoded by the exons ATGACAGTCCTG GTTCGCAGTAGGATGGTCTCTGCTGCTGAAGCAGGGGGGCACAGCTACTTAGTGGCGTGCTGGCAACCCATCCTAGTCCTGATGCTGGGCACTGTACTCTCTGGCTCAACCACCGGATGCCCTTCTCGATGTGACTGCAATGGCCAAGAGCGCTCTGTCGTGTGTCATCGAAAACGATTGGCTACTTTCCCTGAAGGGATCCCCACTGAAACAAAGCTCCTGGATTTGAGTAAGAATCGACTAAAACTTCTTGGGCCAGAGGAATTCATTAACTATCCACAGCTGGAGGAACTCCAGCTGAATGAAAACATCATTTCCTCCATTGAGTCCGGGGCATTTAGCAACCTCATGAATCTACGGAATCTCGGGTTACGAAACAACCAGCTGAAGCTCATTCAGCTTGGGGTTTTTACAGGCCTCAACAACCTCACACAGCTGGATATTAGCGAGAACAAAATTGTCATTCTGCTGGACTACATGTTCCAGGAACTCTACAACTTGAGGGTATTGGAAGTCGGTGACAATGACCTTGTTTTCATCTCACCACGATCGTTTCATGGCCTCAGCAATCTTGAAACCCTCAACATTGAGGGTTACAAACTGTCTTCAGTGCCCACTGACGCCCTGAGCCATCTGCACAACCTGCTGTCACTACGATTACGGTATCTGAACATCACTGCCATTAGGGATTACTCATTTAAGCGGCTATATAGGCTACGAGTTCTTGAAATATCACAGATGCCTTCACTGGGTACAATGACGCCCAAATGCTTGTTTGGAATCAACCTAACATCTTTAGCAATCACAAATTGTAATCTTACTGAAATCCCTTACCAATCTATTAGTCACCTGAGACATTTGCGCTTTCTAAATCTGTCGTTCAATCCCATTCGTACTGTTGAGGGGAACCAACTTCACAATCTACAAAAACTCCAGGCCTTTCATTTGGCTGGTGGCAGATTAATTGCCATTGAGCCTTACTCTTTCCGAGGTCTGAATCATCTGCACATTCTCAATGTTTCTAGCAAtgtattgaccactctggaGGAATCTGTCTTCCACTCAGTGGGTAATTTGGAAACCCTGTCTTTGCATAATAACCCTTTGGCCTGCGACTGTCGCTTGCTTTGGGTTTTCCGCCGGCGGTGGAGATTAAACTTTAATAGACAGCAGCCCATCTGCGCATCACCTGTTGTAGTGCAGGGAAAGGAATTCAAGGACTTTCCAGATGTCCTGCCTTCTGATTATTTCATCTGCCAAAAGTCAAAGATTGTGGATAACAAAGTTCAAGAAAGCCATGTGGATGAAGGAACTACAGTCAGTTTTATCTGCCAAGCTGAGGGTGAGCCTGTCCCTGTCATTATGTggctttcccccaaaaaagaataCATTACCACCAAAACTGTGGGGTCAAGACTTTCTGTGTTCGAGGATGGCAGACTAGAAGTCCGTTATGCCCAAATCCAAGATAACGGGACCTATTTGTGCATTGCAAGCAACGCGGCAGGCAACGACACTAAAGTTGCTCATCTTTTTGTACATAGCTACTCTCCTAATTGGCCTCATCAACCAAACAAGACATTTGCTTTTATTTCCAACCAACCCAGTGATGAAGGTTCAAATGTGACCCGGACGACAATTGAATTTCCATTTGATGTAAAGACATTAATCATTGCGACGACAATGGGGTTCATCTCATTCCTGGGTGTTGTACTCTTCTGTCTTGTAATTCTGTTCCTCTGGAGCAGAGGGAAAGACAACACAAAATCAAGTGTAGAGGTTGAGTATGTGCCCCGCAAAGAAGAAACAGAAGAATCTAGTCCAGCTGAGACACCCATACAATTCAATATGAAGATCATGTAA